The Choloepus didactylus isolate mChoDid1 chromosome 15, mChoDid1.pri, whole genome shotgun sequence genome segment TGTGCAGTCTTTAAAGAAGTTAGTTTCTCACCTTATTACCATAAAACTGAATATCATTCTGGTGGAATCTGAGTCAGTCCTTGCAAACTGTGAACCCATGAGAAAATCTGTACACTCAGGCACCACATGGCAAAACGACAAACCTACATAAGTGACTGCACTTAAGAATCTTGTGGAGTCTTTTAACTTCAAAGAAAGTTGCTAACAATAAGATTTAGTAATAGTGCTTCTAAGATGATCAggtaatatttgaaaaataggaTTGCTATAGAAACACTTCAAACCACTGTACTGTGGTCATTGAACTTTGTAACAGTATCGTTTTAGCCTCTTGTTCTAACTGGTTATGTCAAATGTCAGCAGAGCTCATTTTCAAGTTAAGTTTGAAATTGCTACCCGTTTTTCTTACGTTTTTCTTGTGTTCTTGGATGACCTTAACAGGCAGCACATAGTTCTCCTAAgtcatttatttactttctttagGGACAGACCATGGATTTTAGATTTAAGCAAGGGAAAGAAGTATGTCTTAGTCTTATGCCTCACATCCTCCTGGACCGAGTGAGCAGGGGTTACAGAAGTTCTGTTTCAATAGGTCTGGGCTGGGGCTtgagaattgaattttaaaaagatatttaggTGATTGTAATTCCCAACCAGGGTTGCAAATCACCGATTTAAAGCAGAGGATAGAGAAGCCGAGaatcttttcagttttcttccaACTCAAGATATTACACTGTGGCCACTTTTTAAATTCGAATATTTTAGAGTTGGCCAATTAGATATGCTTATCATGGTTTATGAACATAGACGCACATTACATAAGCGAATGCCATTTTGGACTATTCTACCCTCCTGCTCATCTCTTTTGACAGAGAGAATTGAAATTTACTTATTACTCAGTAAGAGACTGAGTTTTGTATGAGTAGAACCAGTCCTCACCCTTCTTAATAGAGAATCAAGTTCAGCTAGACCTTCTAACATCTCTCCTGTCTCAATCAGAAAGCAAGGACATTAAATGTTTAGAGGCAAGAAACTGTATGAGTGTATGTGTTTTAAGGGAAGAGATAATCAGAGCCAAGGGTGTAAAATTGACTTTTAAGAGTTAAATATTGTGTTAAGCTAAAATACTCCTGGAGAAAATTTAATGCGTTTAGATTGGAGAAGATCCTTGAAATACACACCAGGAAGCTGTTTTCTGTCCCTGATCATCTCATTATGTTCTGTCTGAGGGCGTAGGTGCTATGTATGGATTGggtttctcttaaaaaaaacttttatttggaTCTAAATTCTGAATTTCAGAAGCTAAACTCAAGAGCTGACTGTGGCTAAGGCATGTATTTTTTGGTACTTGGAAGTCTTCTCAAGTTTCCTTCTCAGGGGCTCAGTTGGTCTGTGCCGTTTGTTTCTGCAGTATCTGAGCACAAGGGAACAGAACGGAACGTGGGGGTTTCTGGGCACCTCTAACATGGAGGCTGCTGGCTCCACATCAGTCTCTTGAGCTTGTGCACCTGGAGCAGGCGAGCAACGACATCTTTGACTACAAAGGTCAGGCTGTAGAATGCTCCTGGAAAGACTGCACATTGTCATTATTTGGTCCCTACTTGCAAAGTATTACTTGTGGGTGAAGGTATCTAGCTAGCATGTTGATGAAATGTATTCCAGGTGTTTGCATTTATGAGAgaaggacatttttttaaaacacattgcACAATACTATTCTATAGCTCGCACACTGTAAATGCCTAGATTGGACTGATAGTCCTAGTTTTGCTACATATTGCCCTTATCCACACACCCTTCAACTCAGCTATGTCTTAAATGATGAGGGTTGGTTGTGCTTCCATCTTATTCTCTCCTTGTTTCTGTGTtagtttcaaaaaagaaaaagaaaagaagatattCCTCACAGTGTGTGTGGCCCATTTTTTTCAGGGAGTTCTCTGCTTGCCCCGCTCCATTTTGCTCTCCTCTGAAGGACAGATTGAAAGCAGGTTCTGCTTCTCTTATGGCAAACTTAACACCTAGGAAGGTTAGTGGCTAAACAAAAGTTCAAAGCTCACAGACTGTCACTAATGCATTGAATACTTGATGTCTTGGAAAAGGTGGCCAAGAAATAGGTATTAAATGCTGGTACTGTGCTCAACATCAGAGGGGTAGAAGACcctcctgccctcaaggagtttaagGTCTAAACCATGAAAACcatgaaagttaaataaaaatttgattaaCAGTTCAAGATAAGAAAGTGGAGAGCCTTCCCAGATTATGCTGTTGTCAGTATTGTTAGACTGGGTCTTTACATCCAGTTCTCTCATATTCttccattcagcaaatatttattaagagtctactatgtgccaagtatgAACCAGATTGATGAGGTCCCAGCCCCAGAGATCCttggaggtgggtgggtggggtgtcaGAGAATCAATCAGTGATCACATAACACAATTATGAACTGCTTTCCAGAATTTACATCAGTGAAATGGTATAAAATATTAGCATTTGGAAACATAGCTCACTTGCCATCTTGACAGGTGTTTCTTAAAGATGTATCTCACTATTTTGGCAAGCTTTCTTTTCCTCTCGATTTTTAAGTAAGGGATGATTCTTTGGTGAGCCAAAAGAAATCCATTTTATAGCACAAAActgccattttaaaaatgcaggttTAACTCGTTGCCTATGTCTATGGCTCTTCATAATTGATGGGGGAAAATGGTACAGGTTGGACAAGGAGTATGATTAGTAGGTAATATTTGTAGACTGTTAGCTATTAACACTGTTccagttttcttaatttctaggTGAAAATGATAAAACTTAAACTTGGAAGCAAGAACTAACCAGAATTTAATCTTTTTCAGAAGCCAAGACGAAAGCACTCTGTCCTGGACTTGGCTTGTTTTACACATTATTGTCTGCCTTCCTTCTCTCAGTGGGatctttatttgttaaaaaactaCAGGATATCCATGCTGTAGAAATTAGTGCATTTCGATGTATGTTTCAAATGGTATTCATTCTTCCTTGCTTAATATATAGAAAGTAAGTATTCcttaactgcaaaggagaagatattTTAATAAGTGTTGGTAAATCTTTTACTGGCTAACTTCTGTTTACCCTACAGTATCTGCTTTGTTCTTTGGTCCTTTCATTGATTTACTACTTCCTATAACCCTTGGCTCTGATTCGTAAAAAGTCACAAGGATCTACCCACAGAAGATTCTCTCACAAGCACAGACCACATGCCTAACAACTGGGGAGAAAGAGATTTAGTTAAGCATCCCCccgttttgaaaacaaagctttgCCTGTATGACTCCCCCCGTCTTTTACCACCCTCCCCACTTTCCTTTGAGATAACTAATATTTGGAAGAAAACaagtaaatgaaaggaaatagtaaagTGCGTTCCTAGGATCAGAAGCTTCTTTAAGTCTGGTCTCTTACCAGGGCAGACAGAGAGTTGCAGTAACAATATTTGGGTCTCCCTGGAAGGTGATGTGGGGAAGGGAAGAGGTTTCCTCGCACAAGGctttataaaatactttcatattcagtttcctcatcgaAACTGCAGGGCATGATACTTTCAGCCCTCTCTATTTTACATGGTGGAAACAATGGTCAAATACAATTAATTATACGTAAAACTCTCCCTGGGTTAAAATCACGCCTCCTGTACACCATTATAacctccacacacccatgtactctGAGAGGAGAGACTGGTGGCTGCctggctctttctctctttgggcAAAGATGCTTAAACCCAAAAGTAAAAGCTAGAGAGAAAATTGTAAATGCAAACACTCTTTTTCATTTACTTGCCACCAAAGTCTCCTTGTATCTCATAACACGGTGCAAATTTACTTACAACAGTTTCAATCCATATCCCAAAAATTTGGTGGAAAAGGTGAAAATCTGCTAAGATTAATACTGTCAGAAATCTCTGTGTAAGTATGGACAAGTCTCAGTATTTTAGGAAATGATGGTAATAATTCAGAAATATCTAAGGGTAGCGGTGGAACCTTGATGCTAACATAATCATCTTCCCTGCTTTAGAATGAAAGTATTGTCAGGGGCGGTGCATCAGAAGAATTTCATTAGATCTTTGGCCCTAACCTGTTTTGACTTGTTTTATGTTTCACTGTCATGTAAGACCCTTAGCCTGCCTCTCAAGTATGCGCCAAAGGGGACCACACTTTGACTTCTTAATTCCTGATACCCAAAGGTATCAGGCCTAGATGTTGCCCCGGTGATATCTTGCTTGGATATCACTGACATACACCTAGACCGGAATTTACACTGAGTGGATGTTTCAGAAATTTTTGATTGAAAAAACTTTGAGTACCACTAATTACACTTATCCAAATCTACATGTTCTTTTTCAGTGTgttggttacttttttttttttttttctcatttgggcAATGAAAATTTATCTCACatttgatggaaaaatatattttagcatGCTTCAGCATTTATAGAGAAACTCATGAGCTTGGGAATGCTTACCAGTTTTTACATTTCATTgaagaaaatttggggaaaaaaataaatgtaaaaaaggaaaatcactATGAGCCCACCTATTGGATAGAACCACTGTTAGCATTTCAGTgttttccttcatgtctttttttgCAAGCATATATAAAGTGGGGAAAATAATAtctatatttattgaattatgaTTATACTGtttttgtagttctctgttgtACCATGTTTTGTTCTGCTGTGAACACTTTGATGTCATtagctatatttaaaaagatttttcaaaagtgtataatattctattgtagaTATTATCAATTCATTATTCCCTTATTTTTTATGTTTAGgactttataaataatatttaattaaaaactgGAGTTTTAAAACAAACACCAAGCTATTCTAATCTGCACTTCTTCATTTGAATTTACAGAACTGGGTTTATAGGCCCAAAAAGTCAACGAATCTTCCTCATCTTCAGAGGAGTCTTTGGTTCTACCGCCATGATCCTTTTATACTATGCTTTTCAGGAAACGTCCCTCGCTGATGCCACAGTTATCACGTTTAGCAGTCCAGTGTTTACATCTATATTTGCTTGGCTGTTTCTCAAGGAAAAATATAGCCCTTGGGATGCTCTATTCACCATATTCACAATCACTGGAGTGATCCTAATTGTGAGACCACCATTTTTGTTTGGTTCCAGCACATCAGAGACGAAAGAAAGCTATCCAAACCACCTCAAGGGAACGTTCGCGGCAATTGGACATGCCATATGTGCTGCACTCACTCTAGTTGTCctgagaaaaatgggaaaatctgTAGACTACTTTTTGACTGTTTGGTATTACGTAATAGTTGGCCTCATCGAAAGCACCATTGTCCTCTTTGTATTAGGAGAATGGAGTCTGCCTAACTGTGGGTTGGACAGGCTATTTCTCATATTAATCGGGCTGTTTGGTTTGGGGGGTCAAGTATTTCTCACAAAGGCACTTCAAATAGAAAAAGCAGGGCCAGTAGCAATAATGAAGACAATGGATGTAGTCTTTGCTTTTACTTTTCAGATACTTTTCTTTCATGACATACCAACTTGGTGGACAGTGGGGGGCGCTCTTTGCGTAGTCGCCAGTAGTACTGGAGCCGCCGTTCGTAAATGGTGCCAGAGTTCCAAATAAAGCATCAGTGctgaaatttgttttttcaaggacACCATTACCcaattcagacacacacacacacacacacacacacacacacacacacacacacactcactcacactcacactctcACAGGCCTGGAAAATCTGTTTACTTCATtgattatatttaataaatttcatgATTAAAGTACCATTTTTGAATATGATATGTCTTTAAGTAATTTAGAATAGCCAGTTTGGTCTATTTTCTGTAGcttctgttttggttttggtttgttttttgatGGGGTGCCATTGGTGAGAGGAGAGCTCATTATTTGAAGtaaaaagtgcaaaaatattttgt includes the following:
- the SLC35G1 gene encoding solute carrier family 35 member G1 — its product is MPPVDGAAAAELQEPGPPPQPPPDDASPGASEEPLAAEVAGAPGPGRCWSCRSSPDDSCTEPEAKTKALCPGLGLFYTLLSAFLLSVGSLFVKKLQDIHAVEISAFRCMFQMVFILPCLIYRKTGFIGPKSQRIFLIFRGVFGSTAMILLYYAFQETSLADATVITFSSPVFTSIFAWLFLKEKYSPWDALFTIFTITGVILIVRPPFLFGSSTSETKESYPNHLKGTFAAIGHAICAALTLVVLRKMGKSVDYFLTVWYYVIVGLIESTIVLFVLGEWSLPNCGLDRLFLILIGLFGLGGQVFLTKALQIEKAGPVAIMKTMDVVFAFTFQILFFHDIPTWWTVGGALCVVASSTGAAVRKWCQSSK